Proteins from a single region of Methanotorris igneus Kol 5:
- a CDS encoding RNA-guided endonuclease InsQ/TnpB family protein, which translates to MQNKNKLPSEIVLTYKIKHNYDLKNLLDGFMSTSQKAVDIIWENINWKEKQVKHRFKSKNKYKYYTTTRLIPEIPKDKDFKRELRNYLLNGWNFASHYVDGAIKVAYSTIESWKSNYLDGKRKRNKPTFKRPFVRVKNTLIKYDKENGTIRITIKARKEYLVLDIKNEWFFEKIKGFDIGEIILKDNEALITFKKPLNLSDKKVVIGVDSNLKSLDLFHPEEGWIRIDLSELRRIKNVYDVIIDKLKSIYKKAPKRISILLKKYYNRRKNRVEDFINKLTSQLSKLFPNAIFIFEDLDKLNMYKNSNFNRDLDRTSWREIAKKLEYKSIVFYVNPHYTSKTCPVCGSKMESQEGQVVTCEKCGVFNRQFVGSFNIFKRGVKLVKKLLGGVGVLPERSDGNLKTVRFLCP; encoded by the coding sequence ATGCAAAATAAAAACAAACTTCCATCCGAAATCGTATTAACTTACAAGATTAAACATAATTACGATTTAAAAAACTTGTTAGATGGATTTATGAGTACCTCTCAGAAAGCAGTTGATATTATCTGGGAAAATATCAACTGGAAAGAAAAACAAGTTAAACATCGATTTAAATCTAAAAATAAATACAAATACTACACAACCACCCGATTAATCCCAGAAATTCCAAAAGATAAGGATTTCAAAAGAGAACTAAGAAATTATTTACTAAATGGATGGAATTTTGCTTCTCATTATGTTGATGGGGCTATTAAAGTGGCTTATTCAACAATAGAGAGTTGGAAATCGAATTATTTAGATGGTAAAAGAAAAAGAAATAAACCGACATTTAAAAGACCTTTTGTTAGAGTTAAAAATACCCTAATAAAATACGATAAAGAAAATGGAACGATAAGGATAACGATAAAAGCGAGGAAGGAGTATTTAGTTTTAGACATTAAAAATGAATGGTTTTTCGAAAAAATTAAAGGTTTTGACATTGGAGAGATTATTTTAAAGGACAACGAGGCATTAATAACCTTTAAAAAACCTTTAAATTTATCGGATAAAAAAGTCGTTATCGGTGTAGATAGCAACTTAAAGTCGTTAGATTTATTCCATCCAGAGGAAGGGTGGATTAGAATTGATTTATCTGAACTGCGTAGAATAAAGAATGTTTATGATGTTATTATCGATAAGTTAAAGTCGATTTATAAAAAAGCCCCAAAAAGAATCAGTATATTGCTAAAAAAGTATTATAATAGGAGAAAAAATCGAGTTGAAGATTTTATTAACAAATTAACTTCCCAGCTATCTAAACTCTTTCCAAATGCAATTTTTATCTTTGAGGATTTGGATAAGCTCAATATGTATAAAAATTCGAACTTTAACAGAGATTTAGATAGGACAAGCTGGAGAGAGATAGCGAAAAAGTTAGAGTATAAGAGTATTGTTTTTTACGTTAATCCTCACTATACTTCAAAAACCTGTCCCGTATGCGGGAGTAAAATGGAGTCCCAAGAGGGACAGGTTGTAACATGCGAAAAATGTGGAGTTTTCAATAGGCAGTTCGTCGGCTCTTTTAATATCTTTAAAAGAGGAGTTAAATTAGTTAAAAAACTCTTAGGCGGAGTTGGAGTTCTCCCGGAGCGAAGCGACGGGAACTTAAAAACCGTTAGGTTTTTATGTCCGTGA
- a CDS encoding radical SAM protein: MKFLILKITDRCNLNCTYCYSLNKNNKDMEFRIAKKAINYLLNFDDNIKIQFTGGEPLLNFKLIEKVVNYTEDKGNFRYAIQTNGTLLSDYIEEIKELNINVGVSIDGLEVNDVLRPYKEGGSSTLDTLKGIYLLKEYNIPFGVTIVITNKNLPHLEEFVNYLIALGVKSFSFDLLKPKKREDLKLMPNIREFEKVLNNLSKYPVYIKNLYQRKWDYCFLNRGDLLFVNEVGDIYPCPTLEGHFYMGNIENFNGELFKVKSKGCFAREYLYRLNGLE; the protein is encoded by the coding sequence ATGAAATTTCTAATTTTAAAGATAACAGATAGGTGTAATTTGAATTGCACATACTGCTACTCTTTAAATAAAAATAATAAAGATATGGAATTTAGAATAGCTAAGAAAGCCATTAACTACCTCTTAAATTTTGATGATAATATAAAGATTCAATTTACTGGAGGAGAACCATTATTAAATTTCAAATTGATTGAGAAAGTTGTTAATTATACAGAAGATAAAGGAAATTTTAGATATGCTATTCAAACAAATGGAACTTTGCTAAGTGATTATATAGAAGAAATTAAGGAGTTAAATATAAATGTAGGAGTTAGCATTGATGGTTTAGAGGTTAATGATGTATTAAGGCCTTATAAAGAGGGGGGATCTTCTACATTAGACACCCTAAAAGGAATATACTTATTGAAAGAATACAACATTCCTTTTGGAGTTACTATTGTAATAACAAATAAAAACCTTCCTCATTTGGAGGAGTTTGTTAATTATCTAATTGCATTAGGAGTTAAGAGCTTTAGTTTTGATTTATTAAAACCTAAGAAGAGAGAGGATTTAAAATTAATGCCAAATATTAGGGAGTTTGAAAAAGTTCTTAATAACTTATCTAAATATCCAGTTTATATAAAAAATCTTTATCAAAGAAAATGGGATTATTGTTTTTTAAATAGGGGAGATTTATTATTTGTTAATGAAGTTGGAGATATCTATCCATGCCCTACTTTGGAAGGCCATTTTTATATGGGAAATATTGAGAATTTTAATGGAGAACTTTTTAAGGTTAAGTCTAAGGGATGCTTTGCTAGGGAGTATTTGTATAGATTGAATGGATTGGAGTGA
- the cobN gene encoding cobaltochelatase subunit CobN, whose protein sequence is MIKIGFVSTVDSDDLVFEEAYKEVKKYGIELKILDYKCSEEEFKEFIEFIKDANIVFTKLMGGKSAFKYFDELKEFTLKNSIPFLPLPTLNEVHPDLDEATTVSEEIKKEVIKYLGYEGIENYKNLLLYLANKFGDKSIPYEKPKPMPWQGIYYGGRHFETLDDYLNHLKNIGKEINGKPVIGILFYRNWFIANNIDYLNDLIKIIEKKDAIPVAVFTSHLKNELGSLGILETFKRFFYKDGKPFIHVLINTTMFTLSMGVKVDILKDEPEFLKDLDVPILQGIVSTGFIKDWEKSMSINPIDLVIGMAMPEFDGAIIHFPIGGKEKVKDGDVGVPIIKYRAIKDRAEKIVDLALKYTNLKLKKNSEKRIAIIFHNYPPRNDKIASAFGLDSPESVLNILKELKKRGFVVDKIYKNGTELIKELLRYPTNDKRFLTEEIIKKAVGKIKKEDYEKWFNSLSEKVKKELIKNWGAIPGDVMNFNGELIIPGIINGNIFISVQPPRGFGENPSAIYHSPDMPPTHYYIAFYKWIKDVFKADAVMHIGKHGSLEWLPGKGAGLSKDCYPDICMELPNIYPYIVNNPGEGTQAKRRGYATIISHLIPPMTVSDLYGDLEELEKNIDEYYEAENKEKKEFLKKEILNKIRELKLDEDLLDGKIIGENINEENFESSLNKIHDYLEELKNRQINEGLHIMGVPLKGDKLINMLFMIVRYQFNYLERLAKTLGYDWEELNKNKGKNHKIIDKINEIGLNLLKEFMEKGFNEKEIDNLKTIKVNEEIGEILKIVSKIHRDLMRVNEEIENAVNALEGKYIPPKIAGAPTKDINCLPTGRNFYSCNPQEIPSKGAYETGKKLAEDLLNKYLEEEGRYPEYVGIIVWGSPTMRTKGDDIGEILYLLGVRPVWKHGKVVGLEVIPLEELGRPRIDVTLRISGLFRDTFPQVIDLIDEAIKMVANLDEPDEMNFIRKHYKRDVEEKIKKGVDERTARETSLYRIFGCKPGCYGAGVADLLESKNWQSLEDLAKVYVEWGGYAYGKGIYGKEAKEEFINRLSKIELTVKNEDSQEWDIFEGDDFNSYHGGMIVAVTYYSKKQPKSYIGDTSNPNKIKTKHLKEEGKQIFRTKILNPKWIEGLKRHGYKGASDFSKYIDHIFQWDATSNIIDDWMYEEIAEKYVFDKDMEQFFRENNPYALLNITERLLEAIERGMWKADDKMKEKLRKKYLEIEGLIEEKL, encoded by the coding sequence ATGATAAAAATCGGGTTTGTTTCAACTGTGGATAGTGATGATTTGGTTTTTGAAGAGGCATATAAGGAAGTAAAAAAGTATGGAATTGAACTTAAAATATTGGATTACAAATGTAGCGAGGAAGAGTTTAAGGAATTTATAGAATTTATTAAAGATGCCAACATTGTATTTACAAAACTCATGGGAGGAAAAAGTGCATTTAAATACTTTGATGAATTAAAAGAATTCACCTTAAAAAATAGCATTCCTTTCCTTCCACTCCCTACATTAAATGAAGTTCATCCAGATTTGGATGAGGCTACAACAGTAAGTGAGGAAATTAAAAAAGAAGTTATAAAATATTTGGGTTATGAAGGGATTGAAAATTACAAAAATCTCTTATTATATTTAGCCAATAAGTTTGGAGACAAAAGCATTCCTTATGAAAAACCAAAACCTATGCCCTGGCAAGGTATCTATTATGGAGGAAGACACTTTGAAACTTTAGATGATTATTTAAATCATCTAAAAAATATTGGGAAAGAAATAAATGGAAAACCAGTAATTGGAATCTTATTTTATAGAAATTGGTTTATTGCAAACAATATTGATTATCTCAACGATTTAATTAAAATTATTGAAAAAAAGGATGCCATACCTGTAGCAGTTTTCACATCTCATTTAAAAAATGAATTGGGAAGTTTGGGAATATTGGAAACGTTTAAAAGATTCTTTTATAAAGATGGGAAACCATTTATCCATGTTTTAATAAATACCACCATGTTCACTCTTTCTATGGGAGTTAAGGTAGATATTTTAAAGGATGAACCAGAATTTTTAAAAGATTTAGATGTTCCAATTTTGCAGGGGATTGTTAGCACTGGATTTATTAAAGATTGGGAAAAATCAATGTCAATAAATCCAATTGATTTGGTTATTGGAATGGCTATGCCAGAGTTTGATGGAGCTATAATCCACTTCCCAATTGGTGGAAAAGAGAAGGTTAAAGATGGTGATGTTGGAGTTCCAATTATAAAGTATAGGGCAATAAAAGATAGGGCTGAGAAGATTGTTGATTTAGCATTAAAATATACAAATTTAAAATTAAAGAAAAATAGTGAAAAAAGAATAGCGATAATTTTTCACAACTATCCACCAAGAAATGATAAAATAGCAAGTGCCTTTGGATTAGATAGCCCAGAAAGTGTATTAAATATTCTAAAAGAATTAAAAAAGAGGGGCTTTGTTGTTGATAAAATATATAAAAATGGAACTGAGTTAATTAAAGAGCTTTTAAGATATCCTACAAATGATAAGAGATTTTTGACAGAGGAGATAATAAAAAAGGCTGTTGGAAAAATAAAGAAGGAAGATTATGAGAAGTGGTTTAATTCATTATCTGAAAAAGTTAAAAAAGAGTTAATAAAAAATTGGGGTGCAATTCCTGGAGATGTCATGAATTTTAATGGAGAGTTAATTATTCCAGGAATAATAAATGGGAATATCTTTATCTCTGTTCAGCCACCAAGGGGCTTCGGAGAAAATCCCTCTGCCATATATCACTCTCCAGACATGCCACCAACACACTACTATATTGCCTTTTATAAATGGATTAAGGATGTTTTTAAAGCAGATGCAGTAATGCATATAGGAAAGCATGGAAGTTTAGAATGGCTTCCAGGGAAAGGGGCTGGATTGTCTAAAGATTGTTATCCAGATATTTGTATGGAGCTGCCAAATATTTATCCCTACATAGTTAACAATCCTGGAGAGGGAACACAGGCAAAGAGGAGGGGCTATGCAACAATAATAAGCCATCTAATCCCCCCAATGACAGTATCTGACTTATATGGAGATTTGGAAGAGTTGGAAAAAAACATTGATGAGTATTATGAGGCAGAAAATAAAGAGAAAAAAGAGTTTCTAAAAAAAGAGATTTTAAATAAAATTAGAGAATTGAAGTTAGATGAGGATTTATTAGATGGGAAAATTATTGGGGAAAATATTAATGAAGAAAACTTTGAAAGTTCATTAAATAAAATCCATGATTATTTAGAGGAGTTAAAGAACAGGCAGATAAATGAGGGCTTGCATATAATGGGAGTTCCTCTAAAAGGAGATAAACTAATTAACATGCTATTTATGATTGTTAGATACCAATTTAATTATTTGGAGAGATTAGCTAAGACCTTAGGCTATGATTGGGAAGAGCTAAATAAAAATAAGGGGAAGAATCATAAAATTATAGATAAAATAAATGAGATTGGATTAAATTTATTAAAGGAATTTATGGAGAAAGGTTTTAATGAGAAAGAGATAGATAATTTAAAAACTATAAAAGTGAATGAGGAAATTGGAGAGATTTTAAAGATAGTTTCAAAGATTCACAGGGATTTAATGAGGGTTAATGAGGAGATAGAGAATGCCGTTAATGCCTTAGAAGGCAAATACATTCCACCAAAAATAGCTGGAGCTCCTACAAAAGATATAAACTGCCTACCTACTGGAAGAAACTTCTATTCCTGCAATCCTCAGGAGATTCCCAGCAAGGGAGCCTATGAGACGGGAAAGAAGTTAGCTGAAGATTTATTAAATAAATACTTAGAAGAAGAAGGAAGGTATCCAGAATATGTTGGAATAATTGTTTGGGGCTCACCAACAATGAGAACAAAAGGAGATGATATTGGAGAAATTCTCTATCTCTTAGGGGTTAGGCCTGTTTGGAAACATGGAAAAGTTGTAGGTTTAGAGGTTATCCCATTGGAGGAGTTAGGAAGACCAAGGATTGATGTTACTCTAAGAATTAGTGGTTTATTTAGAGATACTTTTCCACAGGTTATTGATTTGATAGATGAAGCTATAAAGATGGTTGCTAATTTGGATGAACCAGATGAAATGAACTTTATAAGAAAGCATTATAAGAGAGATGTTGAGGAGAAGATAAAGAAAGGTGTGGATGAGAGGACAGCAAGAGAAACCTCTTTGTATAGGATATTTGGATGCAAGCCAGGATGTTATGGGGCTGGAGTTGCTGATTTGTTGGAGAGCAAGAACTGGCAATCGTTGGAAGATTTGGCTAAAGTTTATGTTGAGTGGGGAGGTTATGCCTATGGAAAGGGGATTTATGGAAAGGAGGCTAAGGAGGAGTTTATTAATAGATTATCAAAAATAGAGCTAACTGTTAAGAATGAAGATAGCCAAGAGTGGGATATATTTGAAGGAGATGATTTTAATAGTTATCATGGGGGGATGATAGTTGCTGTAACATATTATTCAAAAAAGCAACCAAAGAGCTATATTGGAGACACTTCAAATCCAAATAAGATAAAGACTAAGCATTTAAAAGAGGAAGGAAAACAGATATTTAGGACTAAGATTTTAAATCCTAAGTGGATTGAAGGGCTTAAAAGGCATGGTTATAAAGGGGCAAGTGACTTTTCAAAGTATATTGACCATATCTTTCAATGGGATGCCACATCAAATATAATAGACGATTGGATGTATGAGGAGATAGCTGAGAAGTATGTTTTTGATAAAGATATGGAACAATTTTTTAGAGAAAATAATCCTTATGCTCTCTTAAACATAACTGAAAGGCTATTAGAGGCTATAGAAAGAGGCATGTGGAAAGCTGATGATAAGATGAAAGAAAAGTTAAGGAAGAAATACTTAGAAATAGAAGGATTGATAGAGGAGAAATTATGA
- a CDS encoding 4Fe-4S dicluster domain-containing protein yields the protein MEKKKELLKKIREFMILNLEIKKLSKELGINEIHDTYEKVTKLVREPNKKLYKMLYDAAMEIEYEEFGGKKRKEIPWFPKIDYKKCKNCKKCVEFCPKGVYDLENGRVVVKYPYNCIINCNACSYMCCENNAIIFPENKIERL from the coding sequence ATGGAAAAGAAAAAAGAACTTTTAAAGAAAATTAGGGAATTTATGATTTTAAATTTGGAAATTAAAAAACTTTCAAAGGAATTAGGAATTAATGAGATACATGATACTTACGAAAAAGTTACAAAACTTGTTAGAGAACCAAATAAAAAATTATATAAGATGCTTTATGATGCAGCAATGGAAATAGAATATGAAGAATTTGGTGGAAAGAAAAGGAAAGAAATCCCATGGTTCCCAAAAATAGATTATAAAAAATGCAAAAATTGTAAGAAATGCGTTGAGTTTTGCCCTAAAGGCGTCTATGATTTAGAAAATGGCAGAGTTGTTGTTAAATATCCCTACAACTGCATAATTAACTGCAATGCCTGTTCTTATATGTGTTGTGAAAACAATGCTATAATTTTCCCGGAGAATAAAATAGAAAGATTATAA
- a CDS encoding ABC transporter ATP-binding protein — MLKTENLAVGYHKRVVVNNVNLEVKEGEILAIIGPNGVGKSTLLKCIATYLEPIKGVVYLNSNIIHRLKPSQLAKKMAVVLTERVNPGNLTGFDIIAIGRHPYTDLFGRLSEKDKEIIINSAKAVNALHLLEKNFLEMSDGERQKIMIARALAQEPKVLILDEPTSFLDARHKIELTLLLRKLAIENNLAIVVTIHDIELALRIADKIALIKDGKIIAYGHPEDVMDKETVNNLYNIKNANFCKEIGYFELKNENTADKKVFVVCGGGSGANVLRYLVKSGYKIYCGVLHENDIDYIVAKTMEVEIIKEKAYQPISEENYIKALNYLKMCDVVIDTNFPIGEMNKLNLKLIEEAKKSNKKVIKFNGSIKDLKNQLLSKLI, encoded by the coding sequence ATGTTAAAAACAGAAAATCTTGCCGTTGGATATCATAAGAGGGTTGTTGTTAATAATGTAAACTTAGAAGTTAAAGAAGGGGAAATTTTGGCAATAATAGGCCCAAATGGAGTTGGAAAATCAACACTGTTAAAGTGTATAGCAACATATTTAGAACCCATAAAAGGAGTTGTTTATTTGAATTCAAATATAATACATAGACTAAAACCTTCTCAACTTGCTAAAAAAATGGCCGTGGTTTTAACAGAGAGGGTAAATCCTGGAAATTTAACAGGATTTGACATAATTGCAATAGGGAGGCATCCATATACAGATTTATTTGGAAGATTATCAGAGAAAGATAAGGAAATTATCATAAATTCTGCAAAGGCGGTTAATGCACTACATCTACTTGAAAAAAACTTCCTTGAAATGAGTGATGGGGAAAGGCAGAAGATAATGATAGCAAGAGCTCTTGCTCAGGAACCAAAGGTTTTAATTTTAGATGAACCTACATCCTTCTTAGATGCAAGACATAAGATAGAACTTACTTTGTTGCTGAGAAAATTAGCAATAGAAAATAATCTTGCCATAGTTGTGACAATTCATGACATAGAGCTTGCTTTAAGAATTGCTGACAAAATAGCACTAATCAAAGATGGCAAAATAATAGCTTATGGACATCCAGAAGATGTTATGGATAAAGAAACAGTAAATAACCTTTACAATATAAAAAATGCAAATTTCTGCAAAGAAATTGGTTACTTTGAATTAAAAAATGAAAATACTGCCGACAAAAAAGTTTTTGTTGTTTGTGGTGGGGGTAGCGGGGCGAATGTTTTAAGATATTTAGTTAAGAGCGGGTATAAAATTTATTGTGGGGTTTTACATGAGAATGACATTGACTATATTGTAGCAAAAACAATGGAAGTTGAGATTATTAAAGAAAAGGCATACCAACCAATTTCGGAGGAAAACTACATAAAAGCATTAAACTACTTAAAAATGTGTGATGTTGTAATAGATACCAACTTTCCAATTGGAGAAATGAATAAATTAAATTTAAAACTTATAGAAGAAGCTAAGAAGAGCAATAAAAAAGTTATTAAATTTAATGGAAGTATTAAAGATTTAAAAAATCAACTATTATCAAAACTCATCTAA
- a CDS encoding PKD domain-containing protein, whose protein sequence is MKSKFPMLFIILFLPLLFRVSGDEVILTPENVSVSEYDYFNLTLYANVSENLGGFEDIIYFPSALNITKDDIVLSDIANNANLKDISVSNGKISISLVWFDNPPHGNFTIATLRFKALDNGTYTITQKPKLSDVNGNTLDATYNSVEVNIVGLNSTVVEITPINPKLNENFDVLISIKNAKENTYNITGTIYYPNLSIVGLNFYYLENNISNVDLNLNNNSLNFFAKLNTSKENFDLMKLTFFTSKEGTYIINASIKINGNNTIIKPANFTIGGANVESYVGFSTTEKNISYGDKGFIYIEAKNLNANISEIKGKIIYNSTLLKISDISTSLSTIDKNWTVENDTIDFDIKINGTTSGNFSILSFWIEPIKNENVTTEIKISQIYLFDENGIVEVPLKDKKIIHIIPRENNTPPKAYFVFEIVDNYDVNFYSLCYDNEGDKLNYYWEFGDNSTSTNANPSHRYKKEGIYLVRLKVNDTFGATSYDECLIEIKKLSPINVTLSNKTIHSNESNVTIFCNITLTNPFSEKIYGYIYFSDYSNYNPAKTHISFELLPNETKSFSIPINISKSTQIKGYVEYHLPYKRLVKYIWNFKENIEVISPKMIKFNDYHYNLTINQSKVIIKVNKIVKNYTITKKVEIEDDIANTVVSLIGFLIGLLLIYKRELLFP, encoded by the coding sequence ATGAAGTCGAAATTTCCAATGTTATTTATAATTTTATTTTTACCTCTTCTATTCCGTGTGAGTGGAGATGAAGTTATATTAACTCCTGAAAATGTTAGTGTAAGTGAGTATGACTACTTTAATTTAACATTATATGCAAATGTATCAGAAAATTTAGGCGGATTTGAAGATATTATCTATTTTCCAAGTGCATTAAACATAACTAAGGATGACATTGTTTTAAGTGATATAGCCAATAATGCAAACTTGAAAGATATTTCTGTAAGTAATGGAAAAATATCCATATCACTTGTATGGTTTGATAACCCTCCACATGGAAACTTTACAATAGCAACTTTAAGATTTAAGGCATTAGATAACGGAACATACACAATAACTCAAAAACCTAAGTTATCAGATGTAAATGGAAATACCTTAGATGCAACCTACAACTCTGTTGAAGTAAATATTGTTGGGTTAAATTCAACGGTTGTTGAGATAACCCCCATAAATCCAAAGTTAAATGAGAATTTTGATGTTCTCATTTCAATAAAAAACGCAAAAGAAAATACATACAATATAACTGGAACAATATATTACCCAAATTTAAGCATTGTAGGTTTAAACTTCTATTATTTAGAAAATAACATTTCAAATGTAGATTTGAATTTAAACAATAATAGTTTAAATTTCTTTGCTAAGTTAAATACCTCAAAAGAAAATTTTGATTTGATGAAATTGACATTCTTCACAAGTAAAGAAGGAACTTACATAATTAACGCATCTATAAAAATAAATGGGAACAATACAATTATAAAACCAGCAAACTTCACAATTGGTGGAGCTAATGTAGAAAGTTATGTAGGTTTTTCAACAACTGAAAAGAACATCTCTTATGGAGACAAAGGATTCATTTACATTGAAGCAAAAAACTTAAATGCAAATATATCTGAAATTAAGGGAAAAATAATCTATAACTCAACATTATTGAAAATTAGTGATATATCAACAAGTTTATCCACTATAGATAAAAATTGGACAGTTGAAAACGACACAATAGATTTTGACATTAAAATAAATGGAACTACAAGTGGAAATTTTAGCATTTTATCTTTTTGGATAGAACCAATAAAAAATGAAAATGTAACAACAGAGATAAAAATCTCTCAGATTTATTTGTTTGATGAAAATGGGATTGTTGAAGTTCCATTAAAAGATAAAAAAATCATCCACATAATTCCAAGGGAAAACAACACCCCACCAAAGGCATATTTTGTATTTGAGATAGTTGATAACTATGATGTTAACTTCTATTCCTTGTGTTATGATAATGAAGGGGATAAACTTAACTACTATTGGGAGTTTGGTGATAACTCAACTTCAACAAATGCAAATCCTTCCCATAGATATAAAAAAGAAGGAATTTATCTTGTAAGATTAAAGGTTAATGATACATTTGGAGCTACTTCATATGATGAATGTCTAATTGAGATAAAAAAGTTAAGTCCAATAAATGTTACACTTAGCAATAAAACAATACACTCCAATGAATCCAATGTAACAATATTTTGCAATATTACCTTAACAAATCCATTCTCTGAAAAAATTTATGGATATATTTACTTTTCAGATTATTCTAACTACAATCCTGCTAAAACACATATTTCATTTGAATTACTACCAAATGAAACAAAATCATTTTCAATTCCAATAAATATCTCAAAAAGTACTCAAATAAAAGGATATGTTGAATATCATTTACCTTATAAAAGATTAGTTAAATACATATGGAATTTTAAAGAAAATATTGAAGTTATTAGTCCAAAAATGATAAAGTTTAACGATTATCATTATAATTTAACAATCAACCAGTCAAAAGTTATCATAAAAGTAAATAAAATTGTAAAAAATTACACGATCACAAAAAAAGTTGAAATTGAGGATGATATTGCAAATACTGTAGTTTCTTTAATTGGATTTTTGATAGGATTGCTATTAATTTATAAAAGAGAATTGTTATTCCCATAA
- a CDS encoding ABC transporter substrate-binding protein, which yields MPKNINTTGYILLTVFLLLVPVYAEGDYNYRLGDVNKDGSINIADVVYLFKHRDLNIEDGDLNADNSIDIADVVYLFVNYQKMREPIHYAQNIKITYYDENGNIVNPYNGESYAYKIVEDATGQRFLLKNETQPIPSWAEGKYDKVINVPLKKVVVMSSTHIALMEPLNNDGSVISSVKGIMWGGTYKWYFKDIEEGLNNGSIIDVGSSWNPNYDLIINISPQVVFVYPGYSGDKIIEKCKELNLTYVADAEYLENSYLARCEWVKMFAAFYNKEDVASKYFTRIEKRALNVKRLTRNCDRPLVAWGKNYPSYGGTYVPKAQSYVAKGIMEDCKGDYIFKDIPGTGSECISYETFAERAKDADIWVIPSSTAWLSNFKEDHPGYENFKAVQNGRLFCISGDYWQLGLMNTDEVLYDLATIIHPEVFKGRTTHYFLKYDPNTNTAEPYTAE from the coding sequence ATGCCGAAAAATATTAATACCACTGGGTATATATTACTTACCGTTTTCTTACTATTAGTGCCTGTATATGCAGAAGGTGATTACAACTATAGATTGGGTGATGTAAATAAGGATGGTTCCATTAATATTGCAGATGTGGTTTATCTCTTCAAACATAGAGACCTCAACATAGAAGATGGTGATTTAAACGCAGATAATAGTATAGATATTGCCGACGTCGTTTATCTCTTTGTTAATTATCAAAAAATGAGGGAGCCAATTCACTACGCCCAAAATATAAAAATAACGTACTATGATGAAAATGGAAATATAGTAAATCCATACAATGGAGAAAGCTATGCTTATAAAATAGTTGAAGATGCCACTGGGCAGAGATTTTTATTAAAAAATGAAACTCAGCCAATTCCTTCCTGGGCTGAAGGAAAATACGACAAGGTAATTAATGTTCCATTAAAAAAGGTCGTTGTAATGAGTTCTACCCACATAGCTTTAATGGAACCACTAAACAATGACGGTTCAGTAATCAGTTCAGTGAAGGGAATAATGTGGGGAGGAACATACAAGTGGTACTTTAAAGACATTGAAGAAGGGCTTAATAATGGCTCAATAATTGACGTTGGTTCATCATGGAATCCAAATTATGACTTGATCATCAATATCTCACCACAGGTTGTATTTGTCTATCCAGGATACAGTGGAGATAAAATAATTGAAAAATGTAAAGAACTTAATTTAACTTACGTTGCTGATGCAGAATACTTAGAAAATTCCTATCTTGCAAGATGTGAATGGGTAAAGATGTTTGCAGCATTTTACAACAAGGAAGACGTTGCAAGCAAATACTTCACAAGAATAGAAAAGAGAGCATTGAACGTTAAAAGATTAACAAGAAACTGTGATAGGCCATTAGTGGCATGGGGTAAGAATTACCCAAGTTATGGAGGAACCTACGTACCTAAAGCACAATCTTATGTGGCTAAGGGAATAATGGAAGACTGCAAAGGAGATTATATATTCAAAGACATTCCAGGAACTGGCAGCGAGTGCATAAGTTATGAGACCTTTGCAGAAAGAGCAAAAGATGCAGATATTTGGGTGATTCCATCAAGCACAGCATGGTTGTCAAACTTCAAAGAAGACCATCCAGGATACGAGAACTTCAAAGCTGTGCAGAATGGTAGATTGTTCTGCATAAGTGGTGATTATTGGCAACTTGGATTGATGAATACGGATGAAGTACTGTACGATTTAGCAACAATAATACACCCTGAAGTGTTTAAAGGAAGAACCACCCATTACTTCCTCAAATATGATCCAAATACAAATACTGCTGAACCATATACAGCAGAATAA